One window of the Deltaproteobacteria bacterium genome contains the following:
- the cas5c gene encoding type I-C CRISPR-associated protein Cas5, which produces MNSLPKNSIEFRLWGRYALFTDPLTKIGGEKCSYHLPTYEALKGVCKSIYWKPTFIWVVDQVRVMKRIRTQTKGTKPLEFSGGNTLAIYTFLSDVEYQVRAHFLWNRHHNNLERDQIDGKHFAIAKRMLERGGRQDIFLGTRDCQGYVEPCTFAEGEGAYDRDNEIGYGLMFHGFDYPDETGSDKLYARFWYPTLKNGVLTFERPEDCIHRKFVRNMRSKIFGAENVKSVEMEAEELEVMG; this is translated from the coding sequence ATGAATTCATTACCTAAGAACAGCATTGAATTCAGGCTCTGGGGCCGATATGCGCTCTTCACCGACCCGCTGACCAAAATCGGCGGTGAGAAATGCTCCTATCATCTTCCGACTTATGAGGCCCTGAAGGGCGTCTGCAAGTCAATCTACTGGAAGCCCACGTTCATCTGGGTGGTTGACCAGGTAAGAGTGATGAAACGCATCCGTACACAAACAAAGGGCACGAAGCCACTTGAGTTCAGTGGAGGGAACACGCTGGCGATTTACACATTCCTCTCCGATGTCGAGTACCAGGTGCGCGCTCATTTTCTCTGGAACCGGCACCATAATAACCTTGAGAGAGATCAGATCGATGGCAAACATTTTGCCATTGCGAAGCGGATGCTTGAAAGAGGCGGCAGGCAGGACATCTTTCTCGGCACGCGCGACTGCCAAGGATATGTCGAACCATGTACCTTCGCTGAAGGGGAAGGGGCTTATGACAGAGACAATGAAATTGGCTATGGGCTGATGTTTCATGGGTTTGACTATCCCGATGAAACGGGCTCCGACAAATTATACGCCCGCTTTTGGTATCCGACGCTTAAGAATGGTGTGCTGACTTTTGAACGACCGGAAGATTGTATACATCGAAAGTTCGTGAGAAACATGAGATCGAAGATCTTTGGAGCCGAAAATGTCAAATCGGTTGAGATGGAAGCCGAGGAACTGGAGGTGATGGGATGA